The following coding sequences are from one Lipingzhangella halophila window:
- a CDS encoding NDMA-dependent alcohol dehydrogenase has translation MPMTTKAQVMWEPDQWWDLVELELDDPKDHEVLIRFEASGLCHSDDHVRTGDARCRYPMVGGHEGAGVIEQVGPKVARVGVGDRVVCSYIPMCGTCRYCATGLTNLCDSGRNAGTGMLLDDTFRFHKDGQDLGGMCVLGTFSERAVISEYACVPLPDDISFEVASLVGCGVPTGWGSAVRAAGVRAGQTVVIYGSGGVGANTVQGAALAGAKNVVVVDPVPFKLEMAAKEFGATHTFTDPAEAHDFVVETTWGQLADHAIVTAGVVDKETVDRAVLITGKGGRVTITGIGKADELQLQMHCGLLIGYQRDIQGALFGNCSPLYDIPMLLGLYRSGDLKLDELISNRYRLDQVNDGYQDLLDGKNIRGVVLHEH, from the coding sequence ATGCCGATGACCACCAAGGCCCAGGTTATGTGGGAACCGGACCAATGGTGGGACCTCGTGGAGCTGGAGCTCGACGACCCCAAGGACCACGAGGTACTCATCCGCTTCGAAGCCTCCGGGCTGTGCCACTCCGACGACCACGTGCGCACCGGCGACGCCCGCTGCCGCTACCCCATGGTGGGCGGGCACGAGGGCGCGGGTGTGATCGAGCAGGTGGGGCCCAAGGTCGCCCGAGTGGGTGTGGGCGACCGCGTGGTCTGCTCCTACATCCCCATGTGCGGCACCTGCCGCTACTGCGCCACCGGTCTGACGAACCTGTGCGACTCTGGCCGGAACGCCGGCACCGGCATGCTGCTGGACGACACCTTCCGCTTCCACAAGGACGGCCAGGACCTCGGCGGCATGTGCGTGCTCGGTACCTTCTCCGAGCGTGCGGTCATCTCCGAATACGCCTGTGTGCCGCTGCCCGACGACATCTCATTCGAGGTCGCGTCCCTGGTGGGCTGCGGGGTACCCACCGGATGGGGCAGCGCGGTGCGTGCCGCCGGAGTCCGCGCCGGCCAGACCGTGGTGATCTACGGGTCCGGCGGGGTGGGCGCCAACACCGTGCAAGGGGCGGCGCTGGCCGGCGCCAAGAACGTCGTGGTCGTCGACCCGGTGCCGTTCAAGCTGGAGATGGCCGCCAAGGAGTTCGGCGCCACCCACACCTTCACCGACCCCGCCGAGGCCCATGACTTCGTGGTGGAGACCACCTGGGGCCAACTGGCGGACCACGCCATCGTCACCGCGGGAGTGGTCGACAAGGAGACCGTGGACCGCGCGGTGCTCATCACCGGCAAGGGCGGGCGCGTCACCATCACCGGTATCGGCAAGGCCGACGAGCTCCAGCTGCAGATGCACTGCGGCCTTCTCATCGGCTACCAGCGGGACATCCAGGGCGCCCTCTTCGGCAACTGCAGTCCGCTCTACGACATCCCCATGCTGCTGGGCCTGTACCGCAGCGGCGACCTCAAGCTCGACGAGCTGATCAGCAACCGCTACCGCCTGGACCAGGTCAACGACGGCTACCAGGACCTGCTCGACGGCAAGAACATCCGCGGCGTCGTCCTCCACGAGCACTGA
- a CDS encoding aldehyde dehydrogenase family protein, protein MTIAQERAELPEGLLDEGVQWIGGRWVPARGGETLAVINPATEESLLSVPRSGAADVDDAVRAAEEALPAWKAMDPSARAGLLRRWADLITEHNEEIAAIERIEVGRPLTPAMPMAPMLEFTAGQVDKVHGETLPARSPDMLGMTVREPYGVVGAIIPWNAPAPMFLNDVGPAIGAGNTIVIKPAEDAPLSPLALARLAERAGIPAGVINVVTGYGSEAGAAVASHPDIRKMSFTGSPETGRAVMAACAANLTPLHLELGGKSPQVVLADADLDAAVPAIVRGVIFNTGQICAAGTRVVVDPSRHAEAVERIAKAFEETRIGRWDTEGDMGPLINRAQKDRVTGYVQAGRDDGAELVTGGGEPEGHRGGLFVEPTLFDGAGPGMRIAQDEIFGPVLTVLPVDGEEEAIRIANDTRYGLSASVWTRDVGRAVRVAKAVEAGQVSVNTMWSGGVIGAPFGGYKDSGFGRTMGADAVRNFTQVKTIAINAAR, encoded by the coding sequence ATGACGATCGCTCAGGAGCGCGCCGAGCTGCCCGAGGGCCTGCTCGACGAAGGCGTGCAGTGGATCGGCGGGCGGTGGGTGCCGGCCCGCGGCGGGGAGACCCTCGCGGTGATCAACCCCGCCACCGAGGAGTCCCTGCTCAGCGTGCCCCGCTCCGGGGCCGCCGACGTGGACGACGCGGTGCGGGCCGCCGAGGAGGCCCTACCGGCGTGGAAGGCCATGGACCCCTCCGCCCGCGCGGGGCTGCTGCGCCGCTGGGCCGACCTCATCACCGAGCACAACGAGGAGATCGCGGCCATCGAGCGCATCGAGGTCGGGCGGCCGCTCACGCCCGCGATGCCGATGGCGCCGATGCTGGAGTTCACCGCCGGGCAGGTGGACAAGGTCCACGGCGAGACGCTGCCCGCGCGCAGCCCCGACATGCTCGGGATGACCGTGCGCGAACCCTACGGCGTGGTCGGCGCCATCATCCCCTGGAACGCCCCCGCCCCGATGTTCCTCAACGATGTGGGCCCCGCCATCGGCGCCGGCAACACCATCGTCATCAAACCCGCGGAGGACGCCCCGCTGTCCCCGCTGGCCCTGGCCCGACTCGCCGAACGCGCCGGCATCCCCGCCGGGGTGATCAACGTGGTCACCGGCTACGGCTCCGAGGCCGGGGCCGCGGTGGCCAGCCACCCCGACATCCGCAAGATGAGCTTCACCGGCTCCCCGGAAACCGGGCGCGCGGTGATGGCGGCCTGCGCCGCCAACCTCACCCCGTTGCACCTGGAACTGGGAGGCAAGTCCCCCCAGGTGGTGCTGGCCGACGCCGACCTCGACGCCGCGGTGCCGGCGATCGTGCGCGGCGTCATCTTCAACACGGGCCAGATCTGCGCGGCCGGCACCCGGGTCGTGGTCGACCCCTCCCGGCACGCCGAGGCGGTGGAGCGCATCGCCAAGGCCTTCGAGGAGACCCGCATCGGCCGCTGGGACACCGAAGGCGACATGGGCCCGCTCATCAACCGCGCCCAGAAGGACCGGGTGACCGGATACGTGCAGGCGGGAAGGGACGATGGCGCCGAGCTGGTGACCGGCGGCGGCGAGCCCGAGGGCCACCGCGGCGGGTTGTTCGTGGAGCCCACCCTGTTCGACGGTGCGGGCCCGGGGATGCGCATCGCCCAGGACGAGATCTTCGGCCCCGTGCTGACGGTGCTGCCGGTCGACGGGGAGGAGGAGGCGATCCGCATCGCCAACGACACCCGCTACGGCCTGTCGGCCTCGGTCTGGACCCGGGACGTGGGCCGCGCGGTGCGCGTCGCCAAGGCAGTGGAGGCCGGTCAGGTCAGCGTGAACACTATGTGGTCGGGCGGGGTCATCGGCGCGCCGTTCGGCGGCTACAAGGACAGCGGCTTCGGCCGCACGATGGGCGCCGATGCGGTCCGGAACTTCACGCAGGTAAAGACGATCGCGATCAACGCCGCGCGGTGA